In one window of Mucilaginibacter auburnensis DNA:
- a CDS encoding DUF922 domain-containing protein, with protein sequence MRGGIVRMALAIALMIIVGNKAKAQGFHQLTPSDFQGVPRPRMMGHVAYTNCTIDFSYRAYPDRGGYYSLYATVNLLINRDRCWLDTRNIISKAMMDEVLNHEQGHYLIAYLEQQELLRQINRTRFTANYKAEAMRLFDTIDAKYKQLNTEYETGTQHMQNRAQQRSWDDYFKKRLDNPPPLAQNNY encoded by the coding sequence ATGAGAGGTGGTATAGTGAGGATGGCCCTGGCCATCGCCTTAATGATTATAGTGGGTAACAAGGCGAAGGCCCAGGGGTTCCATCAATTAACTCCTTCAGATTTTCAGGGCGTCCCCCGTCCGCGTATGATGGGCCATGTAGCCTACACCAATTGCACCATTGATTTTAGCTACCGTGCTTATCCAGACAGAGGTGGTTATTATAGTTTATATGCAACGGTAAATCTGTTAATTAACCGCGACCGCTGCTGGCTGGACACCCGAAACATTATATCAAAAGCCATGATGGATGAAGTGTTGAACCATGAGCAGGGGCATTACCTGATTGCCTACCTGGAACAACAGGAGCTACTACGGCAAATTAACCGTACCCGTTTTACAGCTAACTACAAAGCTGAGGCCATGCGTTTGTTTGATACTATTGATGCCAAGTACAAACAACTGAATACAGAATACGAAACCGGAACACAACACATGCAAAACCGCGCGCAGCAACGCAGTTGGGACGACTACTTTAAAAAACGTTTAGACAACCCTCCGCCGCTGGCACAAAATAATTATTGA
- the trpC gene encoding indole-3-glycerol phosphate synthase TrpC: MSIPTYPVQGQTILDKIVVRKREEIAEAKAKISVQELENSPLFGRETYSFKQFLLDPTRTGIIAEFKRRSPSKGIINDRVSVEEVTTGYAAAGASALSVLTDTDFFMGTQIDILNARAVNHIPILRKDFMIDEYQLLEAKAWGADIVLLIAAILTPVEIDTLATLAKSLGLNVLLEVHNMEELQRSIHPKLDAIGVNNRNLADFTVSVDTSFQLADHIPAEFMKISESAISNTKVIRELKQAGFNGFLIGENFMKQENPGAAMAEFVKGL, translated from the coding sequence ATGAGCATTCCAACATACCCTGTTCAAGGGCAAACCATATTAGATAAAATTGTTGTTCGTAAACGCGAGGAAATAGCAGAAGCTAAAGCAAAGATCAGCGTTCAGGAACTGGAGAACTCGCCGTTGTTTGGCAGGGAAACCTATTCTTTTAAGCAGTTTTTGCTTGACCCAACCCGCACAGGTATAATAGCAGAGTTCAAGCGCAGATCTCCATCAAAAGGAATTATAAACGACAGGGTAAGTGTTGAAGAGGTAACAACCGGCTACGCAGCTGCGGGAGCTTCGGCATTGTCGGTGCTGACCGATACCGATTTTTTTATGGGCACGCAGATAGACATTTTGAATGCACGTGCTGTTAATCATATACCGATCCTTCGTAAAGATTTTATGATAGATGAGTATCAGTTATTGGAAGCTAAGGCATGGGGAGCAGATATTGTTTTATTAATTGCCGCCATACTTACACCGGTAGAAATTGATACACTGGCAACCCTGGCAAAAAGTTTAGGCTTAAATGTATTGCTGGAAGTGCATAACATGGAAGAGTTACAACGTAGTATTCATCCTAAATTGGATGCAATAGGTGTGAACAACCGTAACCTGGCCGATTTTACCGTATCAGTTGATACATCATTCCAATTAGCCGACCATATCCCGGCTGAGTTCATGAAAATATCCGAAAGTGCCATCAGCAACACAAAAGTTATCAGAGAACTTAAGCAGGCTGGCTTTAACGGTTTTTTAATTGGCGAAAACTTTATGAAACAGGAAAACCCGGGCGCGGCAATGGCTGAGTTTGTGAAGGGGCTGTAA
- a CDS encoding anthranilate synthase component II, with the protein MSEQGQTQASNPVKASAGKILIIDNYDSFTYNLVHLVNEIGMQCEVWRNDKFKLEDVDAFDKIILSPGPGIPSEAGLLLDVIKIYAATKSIFGVCLGQQAIAEAFGGSLYNLKQPMHGIATPIKVTDEHEQLFQGLPHEFKVGRYHSWVVDENNLPDVLTITAVDERDNSAMALRHKFYDVRGVQFHPESILTEYGKEMMQNWLALRGELVTK; encoded by the coding sequence ATGAGTGAACAAGGACAGACACAGGCTTCTAACCCTGTTAAGGCATCGGCGGGCAAGATTTTAATTATAGATAATTACGATTCGTTTACCTACAACCTGGTGCATTTGGTTAACGAAATTGGTATGCAGTGCGAGGTATGGAGAAATGATAAATTTAAACTGGAGGATGTTGATGCTTTTGATAAGATCATACTTTCACCAGGTCCGGGCATTCCATCAGAAGCTGGTTTATTGCTGGATGTGATAAAAATATATGCAGCTACCAAAAGCATTTTTGGCGTGTGCTTAGGTCAGCAGGCCATTGCAGAGGCATTTGGAGGTAGTTTGTACAATCTGAAACAGCCTATGCATGGTATTGCTACGCCGATAAAGGTTACTGATGAGCATGAGCAACTTTTCCAAGGTTTGCCACATGAATTTAAGGTAGGCCGTTACCACTCGTGGGTAGTTGATGAAAATAACCTGCCCGATGTACTGACCATTACCGCTGTTGATGAGCGCGATAACTCAGCTATGGCACTGCGCCATAAATTTTATGATGTACGCGGCGTGCAGTTTCACCCTGAGTCAATTCTTACAGAGTATGGTAAAGAGATGATGCAGAATTGGTTAGCATTGCGTGGGGAGTTGGTAACGAAGTAA
- a CDS encoding anthranilate synthase component I family protein — translation MKKFKITTTYKKLLADTTTPVSIYLRLRDVFPNSLLLESSDYHSRENSLSFVCCQPFAGLQLNDGTLSKSYPDGVKEELKEGSFELIDQISNFLGSFETTTLPLKITSNGLFGYFTHEAVEHFETIKLKKSDDTTRKIPVMQYHLYRYIIAIDHFKNELYIFLNSTEGDTQDVGISRIEDLIKNKNFPEYSFRSDGEEKSNLSDQGFIAIVEKMKQHIYRGDVFQIVPSRAFSKKFIGDEFNVYRALRSINPSPYLFYFDFGDFRIFGSSPEAQITIKERRATIYPIAGTFKRSGDDIKDAEIAMNLKNDAKESAEHVMLVDLARNDLSRHCDHVEVKAFKEVQYYSHLIHLVSMVSGQLQPDVPTFKVVADTFPAGTLSGAPKYRAMEIIDENENIKRSFYSGAIGYLGFNGDFNHAIMIRSFLSKNNTLHYQAGAGIVAGSVAESELNEVNNKIAALRKAIELAEEL, via the coding sequence ATGAAAAAGTTTAAAATTACCACCACTTACAAAAAGCTACTTGCCGATACTACTACGCCTGTTAGCATATACCTCCGCCTGCGCGATGTTTTCCCCAATTCGCTGCTGTTAGAGAGTTCTGATTACCACAGCAGGGAGAACAGCCTGAGCTTTGTTTGCTGCCAGCCCTTTGCAGGTTTGCAATTAAATGATGGCACGCTTAGCAAAAGCTACCCGGATGGCGTTAAAGAAGAACTGAAAGAGGGCAGTTTTGAGTTAATAGACCAGATAAGCAACTTTTTGGGCAGCTTTGAAACAACAACGCTTCCGCTTAAAATAACATCAAATGGTTTGTTTGGTTACTTTACGCATGAGGCCGTTGAGCATTTTGAAACCATTAAACTAAAAAAGAGCGACGATACCACCCGCAAAATACCGGTAATGCAATACCATCTTTACCGTTACATCATTGCGATAGATCACTTTAAAAATGAGTTATATATTTTCCTGAACTCAACGGAAGGCGACACGCAGGATGTTGGTATAAGCCGTATTGAAGATCTCATTAAAAATAAAAACTTCCCTGAATACAGTTTCAGGAGCGATGGCGAAGAAAAATCTAACCTGAGCGACCAGGGCTTTATAGCTATAGTGGAGAAAATGAAGCAGCACATTTATCGCGGCGATGTTTTTCAGATCGTACCGTCGCGTGCTTTTTCCAAGAAATTTATCGGCGATGAGTTCAATGTTTACCGTGCGTTACGTTCTATCAACCCATCGCCTTATTTGTTCTATTTTGACTTTGGCGATTTTAGAATATTCGGCTCATCTCCCGAGGCGCAGATCACCATTAAAGAGCGCCGCGCAACTATTTACCCTATAGCCGGTACATTTAAACGCAGTGGCGACGATATAAAGGATGCCGAAATAGCCATGAATTTGAAGAATGATGCAAAGGAATCAGCAGAACACGTAATGTTGGTTGACCTTGCACGTAACGACCTGAGTCGCCATTGCGACCATGTGGAAGTGAAGGCTTTTAAAGAGGTTCAGTACTACTCGCATTTAATTCACCTGGTATCAATGGTGAGCGGCCAGTTACAGCCTGATGTGCCAACCTTTAAAGTGGTTGCAGATACGTTCCCGGCGGGCACGCTAAGCGGCGCGCCAAAATACCGCGCTATGGAAATTATTGACGAGAACGAGAACATAAAGCGCAGTTTTTATAGCGGCGCTATTGGTTACCTGGGTTTCAACGGAGATTTTAACCATGCCATCATGATCCGCTCTTTTCTAAGTAAAAACAATACGCTGCATTATCAGGCAGGTGCGGGTATAGTAGCAGGATCAGTAGCAGAAAGCGAATTAAACGAAGTAAACAATAAAATAGCGGCCTTGCGCAAAGCAATTGAACTGGCAGAAGAGCTATAA
- a CDS encoding cytochrome B produces the protein MYNFLLHLHSGFRYVVMVMLVAAILVAFAGWLGKREYSEGNRKLNLFAMISAHTQFLIGLILYFVSPYVQFTSVTMKDTTLRYWTMEHLVMMLFAIVLITVGHSRAKKTVLHDGKFRAIAIYYSLALLVIVAAILQSGRGLFGTN, from the coding sequence ATGTACAATTTCTTATTACATCTGCATTCCGGTTTCAGGTATGTAGTAATGGTGATGCTGGTGGCAGCCATATTGGTTGCATTTGCAGGGTGGTTAGGTAAACGCGAATACAGCGAGGGTAACCGTAAGCTAAACTTGTTTGCCATGATATCTGCCCATACTCAGTTTTTGATAGGCTTGATACTGTACTTTGTTAGTCCGTATGTTCAATTTACCAGTGTTACTATGAAAGATACTACCTTGCGCTATTGGACAATGGAACACTTAGTAATGATGCTTTTTGCTATTGTACTGATTACTGTTGGCCATAGCCGCGCTAAAAAAACGGTGTTGCATGATGGTAAATTTCGTGCGATAGCTATTTATTACTCGTTAGCACTTTTAGTGATCGTAGCTGCCATATTGCAAAGTGGCCGTGGTTTGTTTGGTACCAACTAA
- a CDS encoding DNA polymerase ligase N-terminal domain-containing protein, whose protein sequence is MGLETYVKKRDFKQTSEPKGGKSDSKNLSFVIQRHHASRLHYDFRLELDGTLKSWAVPKGPSLNPNDKRLAMMVEDHPIDYQHFEGIIPNGNYGAGVVIIWDKGTYTSLADDRKDDITQLRAGLKSGNLKFRLDGDILKGEFALVKIKNPKDDNAWLLIKHRDEFAVDDFDSENLVPDAVKKMKNNKEGKAKALPKQHKVKEFDNSETAEEEEDQYFTAYTGKEVMLVNGDKNDASKTYKKLISELKAVKREAVFEGEIVKEGRTNKFKITDLISLDEHDLSGLEPKKRSKLLEAFVEQLGSNLIVLSDE, encoded by the coding sequence ATGGGCCTGGAAACCTATGTAAAAAAGCGCGATTTTAAACAAACCAGCGAACCCAAGGGTGGTAAAAGCGATAGTAAAAATTTAAGTTTTGTGATACAGCGTCACCATGCTTCGCGGCTTCATTATGATTTCAGATTGGAACTGGATGGTACGCTGAAAAGCTGGGCAGTGCCCAAGGGCCCGTCGCTTAACCCTAATGATAAACGTCTTGCCATGATGGTGGAAGACCACCCTATAGACTACCAGCATTTTGAAGGTATTATCCCGAATGGTAATTATGGTGCGGGGGTAGTTATTATATGGGATAAAGGAACGTACACGTCGCTGGCCGACGATAGGAAGGATGATATAACGCAATTACGGGCGGGTTTAAAATCGGGCAATTTAAAGTTCAGGCTGGATGGCGATATTTTAAAAGGCGAGTTCGCTTTAGTGAAGATCAAAAATCCTAAAGATGATAACGCCTGGCTGCTTATTAAGCACCGCGACGAATTTGCCGTTGATGATTTTGACAGTGAGAATTTAGTGCCTGATGCTGTTAAGAAGATGAAGAATAACAAGGAGGGTAAGGCAAAGGCTTTACCCAAACAGCATAAGGTAAAAGAATTTGATAACAGCGAAACCGCTGAAGAAGAGGAAGATCAGTACTTTACTGCATACACCGGTAAAGAAGTTATGCTGGTTAACGGCGATAAAAACGATGCAAGCAAAACCTACAAAAAACTCATATCCGAACTAAAAGCCGTAAAGCGCGAAGCGGTTTTTGAAGGCGAAATAGTGAAAGAGGGTCGCACCAACAAATTTAAAATTACCGACCTGATAAGTTTAGATGAACACGACCTGAGCGGCTTGGAACCGAAAAAACGGAGCAAGTTATTGGAGGCTTTTGTGGAGCAACTGGGAAGTAACCTAATAGTGTTAAGTGACGAATAA
- the ku gene encoding non-homologous end joining protein Ku, translating into MRSIWKGSIGFGLVNIPVKLFSAVQTSSLDFDMLDSRDHSRIRFQRVNEQTHKEVPYDKIVKGYKLDDDYVIMDDSDFEDAAPEKSRIITIESFVDIADVNPMFYETSYYTEPDTKNNKAYALLLQALAKSKKAGLARFVLRSTESLCIVHPVDNVLVVTRIRFGQQIRSTEDLKVGDKVTISKKELDMGLTLIEQYAEKFDVSKFKDDYTESLLNIIKAKAKGKRAKVKKLTPKKTGSDDLYDQLMASLTKKGA; encoded by the coding sequence ATGAGATCTATCTGGAAAGGTTCAATTGGATTTGGACTGGTTAACATACCTGTAAAACTGTTTTCGGCGGTGCAAACCAGTAGTTTGGATTTTGACATGCTGGATAGCCGCGACCACTCACGAATTCGCTTTCAGCGGGTCAATGAGCAAACGCATAAGGAAGTTCCGTATGATAAAATTGTAAAAGGCTATAAGCTGGACGATGATTATGTAATTATGGACGATAGCGATTTTGAAGATGCCGCGCCGGAGAAGAGCCGCATCATCACCATTGAAAGCTTTGTTGACATCGCTGATGTTAACCCCATGTTCTACGAAACATCCTATTATACCGAACCGGATACGAAAAATAACAAGGCGTATGCTTTGCTGCTGCAGGCTTTGGCAAAATCAAAAAAGGCAGGCTTGGCACGTTTTGTACTGCGAAGCACCGAAAGCCTTTGTATAGTGCACCCGGTTGATAACGTATTGGTGGTAACCCGCATAAGATTCGGACAGCAGATTCGCAGCACCGAAGATTTGAAGGTTGGCGATAAGGTAACCATCAGCAAAAAAGAGTTGGATATGGGTTTAACGCTGATTGAACAATACGCCGAAAAGTTTGATGTATCTAAATTTAAAGATGACTATACTGAATCATTACTTAATATAATAAAAGCAAAGGCCAAAGGCAAACGTGCCAAGGTTAAAAAGCTTACGCCTAAGAAAACAGGCAGCGATGACCTGTACGATCAATTAATGGCCAGTTTAACAAAGAAAGGAGCGTAA
- a CDS encoding UDP-2,3-diacylglucosamine diphosphatase, protein MATGNKLYFASDFHLGAGSYENSRTREARLVRWLDSIKADAAELFLMGDVFDFWFEYNTVIPKGYVRFIGKLAELADSGIKIYLFKGNHDMWMFGYFEKELNATIITNEMVMERGGKKFFLHHGDGLGPGDGAYKILKKIFRSKVCQWLFERLHPNLGVGIANYWSGKSREAGLANEQRKIEEQKWLVEYSHDVIKTTPYNYLIFGHRHFPLDIQLSADSRYINLGEWINYNSYAVFDGVELKLERFEQQEQQQVS, encoded by the coding sequence ATGGCAACAGGCAACAAACTTTACTTTGCATCTGATTTTCATTTAGGCGCGGGCAGTTACGAGAATAGCCGCACACGTGAGGCGCGTTTAGTACGCTGGCTGGATAGCATTAAGGCCGATGCTGCCGAGCTGTTTTTAATGGGTGATGTATTCGACTTTTGGTTTGAATACAATACAGTTATACCTAAGGGTTATGTACGCTTTATTGGCAAACTGGCCGAGTTAGCCGACTCCGGAATAAAGATCTATTTGTTTAAAGGCAACCACGATATGTGGATGTTTGGTTATTTTGAAAAGGAACTGAACGCTACAATCATCACCAATGAAATGGTAATGGAGCGCGGCGGCAAAAAATTCTTTCTTCACCACGGCGATGGGCTTGGTCCGGGCGATGGCGCTTATAAAATTCTAAAAAAGATATTCCGCAGCAAGGTTTGCCAATGGTTGTTTGAACGGCTGCATCCTAATTTAGGTGTGGGTATAGCCAATTATTGGTCGGGTAAAAGCCGTGAAGCCGGGTTGGCTAATGAGCAGCGTAAAATAGAAGAACAAAAATGGCTGGTAGAGTATAGCCACGATGTGATCAAAACCACGCCCTACAATTACCTGATATTTGGCCACCGTCACTTCCCGCTGGATATACAATTGAGCGCGGATAGCCGCTACATAAATCTGGGTGAATGGATCAACTATAACTCCTACGCCGTTTTTGATGGTGTAGAGCTTAAATTGGAAAGGTTTGAGCA